A segment of the Geothermobacter hydrogeniphilus genome:
GCAGGGTAGCGGTATCGTCAAGGTCAAAACTGAGTCCGGGATAGTTGATCACTGTCATGATTTTCTCCAACGGTGGTTAAGAAACTGCTGCCCTGTTGAATAGCAAGCCCAGTGCCAAACCCGGAAGCGATTACGTATTTAAAAATCCTCCACTAACCTATTGAAATAAAACGGCTTTAAAGACCGGCATAGTGACTGTTCAAATCTTCTTCCGGGGTGTGTCAACGGACGGAGACGACCGCTGCTTAACAGCTGTCTCCGTCCGTTGACCCGGGACAGCTAGCGGGTGATGGCCGCCCCGATGACAATCCGCTGCACCTCATTGGTGCCTTCGTAAATCTGGGTGATCTTGGCGTCGCGCATCATTCTTTCAACCGGGAAATCACGGGTAAATCCATAACCGCCGTGAATCTGCACTGCTTCGGTGGTCACCTTCATGGCCACGTCGGAAGCGTACATCTTGGCCATGGCCGAATCCTTGCCGTAGGGAATCCCGGCGCTCGCCTTGTAGGCGGCCTGGTAAACCAGCAGACGGGCGGCCTCGATCTCGGTCGCCATGTCGGCCAGCTTGAACTGGATCGCCTGGAAACCGGCAATCGGCTGATCGAACTGCTTGCGCTCACGGGCGTAGTTCAAAGCTTCCTCGTAGGCTCCCTGGGCGATGCCGAGGGCCTGGGAAGCAATTCCGATGCGACCGCCATCGAGGGTTTTCATCGCCACCTTGAAACCGCTCCCCTCTTCGCCGAGCAGGTTGGCAAGGGGAATCCGGCAATTGTCGAACACCAGTTCACGGGTGGGTGAGGAGCGGATACCCAGCTTCGACTCCTTCTTGCCGAAGGTAAAACCGGGGGTATCCTTCTCGACAATGAAGGCACTGATGCCGTGATGTTTCTCCGCCTGCTTGTCGGTCCGGGCGAAAACGATGTAGATCTCGGCCTCTCCACCGTTGGTGCAGAAGATCTTGGTGCCGTTCAAGACCCAGCTGTCCCCATCCCTGACCGCGGTGGTCCGGGTGCCGCCGGCGTCAGAACCGGCCCCGGTCTCGGTCAGGGCGAAAGCTCCGAGCTTGGTCCCCTGGGCCAGGGGGGTCAGAAACTGCTGTTTCTGTTCCTCGGTCCCGAACAGGTAGATCGGATTGGCGCCGAGGGACAGGTGCGCCGAAAGGGTCACGCCGGTCGAAGCGCAAACCCGAGAGAGTTCTTCAACGGCAATGGCGTAGCTGATATAGTCGGCACCGGCGCCACCATATTCTTCGGGGAAAACGATCCCGGTCAGGCCGAGTTCACCAACCTTGTCGTGCATCAGGGCGCGATCGAAGGTTTCGGTTTCATCCCGCTCCGCGGCGCCCGGCTTGATCTCCTTTTCGGCGAACTCGCGCACCGTCTGGCGGATCAGGCTCTGTTCTTCGGTCAGTTCAAATTTCATTTATGCCTCCTGTTGCTGGTTGAAAAAGATAAATGCAGCCACCAAGACACCAAGTCCACCAAGAAAATCAAAAACTGAAAACTGATTTATCGCAGGGGCAGAGAACATTGGAGAAAGCGAGAAAATCCTCTGGGTTTTAAACCCGAAATTGCTTTCTGGTTTTTCGGCGTCCCCTCCCTCTATGCGACTCTCCGTCAAGATGGTTTTCTTGGTGATCTTGGTGTCTTGGTGGCGAATCTACTGCCGTTTTCACCCGAAACTGCGCAGAATATCCCGGGCGATGATCAGTCGCTGGATTTCACTGGTGCCTTCGTAGATGGTGGTGATGCGGGCGTCGCGGGCGTAGCGCTCGACCGGGAAATCGCTGGTGTATCCGTAGCCGCCGTGGATCTGCAACGCCTCGTAACAGGCCCGGTTGGCGCTTTCACTGGCGAACAGCTTGGCCATCGACGCCGCCCGGGCGTAGGAGCGACCCTGCTCCTTCTGGAAAGCGGCATTCATCAGCAGCAATCGGGCCGCTTCGAGTTCGGTGAAGGTATCCGCTATTTTCCACTGGATCGCCTGGAAATCGGCCAGCTTGTGGCCGAACTGCTTGCGCTCCAGGGCATAGCGGGTGGCACAGTCGATGGCAGCCAGGCCGACGCCGAGAGCCAGGGAACCAATGCCGATACGACCACCGGCCAGTTCACCGACCGCGACGCGGAAACCGTCGTTGAGGCGCCCCATCAACGCATCTTTCGGCACCCGGCAGTCACTGAAAACAACCTCGTTGGTAGCCGAGGCGTGCTGCCCCATCTTCTCTTCCTGCTTGCCGATGCTCAGGCCCGGGGTCTCCCGCTCGATCAGGAAACAGCTGATCCCCTTCCCTTTCGGGGCCTGTTTGTCGGTCACCGCCCAGACCACGAACACCCCGGCGTAGGGCGCGCTGGTGATGAAGATCTTGCTGCCGTTGAGAACCCACTGGTCACCCTCCAGGACAGCCGTGGTCGTCATCCCGGCCGGGTCGGACCCGGCACCGGATTCAGTCAGGGCAAAGGCACCGGCCGGGTACTCCCCCGAACAGATCCGGGGAATGTACTGCCGGCGCTGCTCTTCACTGCCGACCGCCTGAATGACTTCGCAGACCATGTTGTTGACCGACACGGTCACCGCGGTCGAAGCGCAGGCACGGGAGATCTCCGTCAGGGCAAGGGAAAAGGCGACCACCCCGGTCTCGGCACCACCGTACTCCTCGCGCACGTTCAGCCCCATGAAGCCGAGTTCAGCCAGCTTGCGCAGATTGTCGAAAAAGGGCTGCTGATCGCCGCCCCGGTCAAGCTCGCCGGCCACCGGGGCCAGTTCCGCCTCGGCAAATTCCTTCGCGGTCTGCTGGATCAGTTTCTGTTCTTCGGTCAGGTCAAGGTTCACGTTTCAGATCCTTTTTTCGGGGGCCGCCCGCTCACGGTGTTCGCTCAAGACGCCAAGAAAGTCAAAATCTGTTTCACGCAGAGGTGGAGAGGGGCAGAGACAGAGAAAATCCATTTGGAAGAATTTAAATTCCCGAATCCAGGTCTGGATTTGCTCTGCGTTCTCTCCTGCTCTGCGTCTCTCCGTTGAAAAAGGTTCTCTTGGCGCTCTTGGTGTCTTGGCGGCCCAAAGATTTTCAGCTTATTTCCCCGTAAACTTCGCCGGCCGCTTCTCCAGGAAGGCCTGCATCCCTTCCTTCTGGTCGGCGGTGGCGAAACAGAGACCGAAGAGGTCGGCTTCGCGGGCGCAGGCACGGGAAAGATCGGTTTCGAGTCCGTCACGCAGGGCGGCCTTGGCAAAAGACACCGCCACCAGCCCCTTGGAAGCGATTTTCGCCGCCATCTTGCGCGCCGCCGGCAGCAGCTCTGCGGAAGGATAAACCTTGTTGGCCAGCCCGATGCGATGGGCTTCAGCGGCGTCAATCATGTCGCCGGTCATAATCAACTCCGCTGCCATCCCCTTGCCGACCAGCCGCGCCAGTCGCTGGGTACCGC
Coding sequences within it:
- a CDS encoding acyl-CoA dehydrogenase, yielding MKFELTEEQSLIRQTVREFAEKEIKPGAAERDETETFDRALMHDKVGELGLTGIVFPEEYGGAGADYISYAIAVEELSRVCASTGVTLSAHLSLGANPIYLFGTEEQKQQFLTPLAQGTKLGAFALTETGAGSDAGGTRTTAVRDGDSWVLNGTKIFCTNGGEAEIYIVFARTDKQAEKHHGISAFIVEKDTPGFTFGKKESKLGIRSSPTRELVFDNCRIPLANLLGEEGSGFKVAMKTLDGGRIGIASQALGIAQGAYEEALNYARERKQFDQPIAGFQAIQFKLADMATEIEAARLLVYQAAYKASAGIPYGKDSAMAKMYASDVAMKVTTEAVQIHGGYGFTRDFPVERMMRDAKITQIYEGTNEVQRIVIGAAITR
- a CDS encoding acyl-CoA dehydrogenase family protein produces the protein MNLDLTEEQKLIQQTAKEFAEAELAPVAGELDRGGDQQPFFDNLRKLAELGFMGLNVREEYGGAETGVVAFSLALTEISRACASTAVTVSVNNMVCEVIQAVGSEEQRRQYIPRICSGEYPAGAFALTESGAGSDPAGMTTTAVLEGDQWVLNGSKIFITSAPYAGVFVVWAVTDKQAPKGKGISCFLIERETPGLSIGKQEEKMGQHASATNEVVFSDCRVPKDALMGRLNDGFRVAVGELAGGRIGIGSLALGVGLAAIDCATRYALERKQFGHKLADFQAIQWKIADTFTELEAARLLLMNAAFQKEQGRSYARAASMAKLFASESANRACYEALQIHGGYGYTSDFPVERYARDARITTIYEGTSEIQRLIIARDILRSFG